In Achromobacter xylosoxidans A8, a single window of DNA contains:
- a CDS encoding Gfo/Idh/MocA family oxidoreductase, giving the protein MKNFALIGAAGYIAPRHMIAIKETGNDLVAALDPNDSVGIIDSHFPNADFFTEFERFDRHLDKLHRAGDSKRVDYVAICSPNYLHDSHMRFALRSGADAICEKPLVLNPWNIDGLQDIERDTGRKVNTILQLRVHPAIVALREKVQKEKKATKHEVDLTYITSRGHWYLQSWKGDLKKSGGIATNIGVHFFDMLHFIFGALQNNVVHLSDDTKAAGYLEYEHARVRWFLSVDFADVPEAQRNAGQRTFRSITVDGDEIEFSGGFTDLHTRSYQEILAGRGFGLEENRVAISTVAAIRQAPLAPRTGDYHPFLKK; this is encoded by the coding sequence ATGAAGAATTTTGCCCTCATCGGCGCCGCCGGATACATTGCGCCGCGCCACATGATTGCCATCAAGGAAACCGGTAACGATTTGGTCGCCGCGTTGGACCCCAATGACTCTGTAGGCATTATTGACAGCCATTTTCCGAACGCCGACTTCTTTACCGAATTCGAACGATTCGATCGTCATTTGGACAAATTGCATCGGGCCGGCGATTCGAAGCGCGTAGATTATGTCGCTATTTGCTCGCCGAATTATCTTCATGATTCGCATATGCGGTTTGCGCTACGCTCTGGCGCCGACGCCATATGTGAAAAGCCGCTCGTGTTGAATCCGTGGAACATCGATGGCCTGCAGGATATCGAGCGCGATACCGGCCGCAAGGTAAACACCATTCTTCAGCTGCGCGTCCACCCTGCAATTGTCGCGTTGCGCGAAAAAGTGCAAAAGGAAAAAAAGGCTACCAAGCATGAGGTCGATCTAACGTATATTACGTCGCGCGGCCATTGGTACTTGCAGTCCTGGAAGGGAGATTTGAAAAAATCTGGTGGCATCGCGACCAACATCGGCGTCCATTTCTTCGACATGCTCCATTTTATTTTTGGAGCGTTGCAAAATAACGTTGTGCACCTGTCGGATGACACCAAGGCCGCGGGCTATCTCGAATACGAGCACGCTCGTGTCCGCTGGTTCCTGTCGGTAGACTTCGCTGACGTCCCCGAAGCACAACGCAACGCAGGCCAACGCACCTTCCGCTCCATCACCGTTGACGGCGACGAGATCGAATTCTCCGGCGGCTTCACCGACCTCCACACGCGCAGCTACCAGGAAATCCTGGCGGGCCGTGGCTTCGGACTCGAAGAGAACCGCGTGGCAATCAGCACCGTCGCGGCGATTCGCCAGGCGCCGCTCGCACCACGCACGGGCGACTATCACCCGTTCCTGAAGAAATGA
- a CDS encoding acyltransferase encodes MSHYQHPSAIVDEGAQIGDGSRVWHFVHVCGGARIGTGVSLGQNVFVGNKVVIGNDCKVQNNVSVYDNVVLEDGVFCGPSMVFTNVYNPRSLIERKDQYRDTLVKRGATLGANCTVVCGVTVGAFAFIGAGAVVNRDVPDYALMVGVPARQIGWMSEFGEQLDLPVQGNGETLCPHTNARYVLSDGVLTKTETNS; translated from the coding sequence ATGAGCCACTACCAGCACCCCAGCGCCATCGTGGACGAAGGCGCTCAAATCGGTGACGGTTCGCGCGTCTGGCACTTCGTGCACGTATGCGGCGGCGCACGCATTGGCACGGGCGTCTCGTTGGGACAGAACGTCTTCGTGGGCAACAAGGTCGTCATCGGTAATGACTGCAAGGTGCAGAACAACGTCTCCGTCTACGACAACGTCGTTCTTGAAGATGGTGTTTTCTGTGGACCGAGCATGGTCTTCACGAACGTGTACAACCCGCGATCCCTTATCGAGCGCAAGGACCAATACCGCGACACGCTCGTCAAGCGCGGCGCCACTCTGGGCGCCAACTGCACCGTGGTTTGTGGCGTCACCGTGGGCGCCTTCGCATTCATCGGCGCCGGCGCGGTCGTCAATCGGGACGTCCCCGACTACGCGCTCATGGTGGGCGTACCCGCCCGACAAATTGGCTGGATGAGCGAATTCGGCGAGCAACTTGACCTGCCGGTGCAGGGCAATGGCGAAACGCTGTGCCCCCATACCAATGCCCGATATGTGCTCAGCGACGGCGTTTTGACCAAAACGGAAACCAATTCATGA
- a CDS encoding DegT/DnrJ/EryC1/StrS family aminotransferase, with the protein MIDFVDLKAQQSRIKDKIDAGIQRVLAHGQFILGPEVAELEQKLAAYVGAEFCISCANGTDALQIVQMALGIGPGDEVITPGFNYIATAETVALLGAKPVYVDVDPRTCNLDPTKLEAAITPKTKAIIPVSLYGQCADLDAINAIAERHGIPVIEDAAQSYGATYKGRKSCNLSAISCTSFFPSKPLGCYGDGGAIFTNDPELARVIRQIARHGQDRRYHHVRIGVNSRLDTLQAAVLLPKLEILDEELALRDQAAARYTAAFHAAGITDTPFVADGNVSAWAQYTILVPNRAALQEHLKAQGIPTAVHYPIPLNKQPAVRDDSANLPIGDHLAEQVMSLPMHPYLEPDVQQQIVRAVAQGIERSVHR; encoded by the coding sequence ATGATCGATTTCGTTGACCTCAAGGCTCAACAGAGCCGCATTAAAGACAAGATCGACGCAGGCATCCAGCGCGTACTAGCGCACGGCCAGTTCATTCTCGGACCCGAAGTCGCTGAACTTGAACAAAAGCTGGCAGCTTATGTCGGCGCCGAATTCTGCATCAGCTGCGCAAACGGCACGGACGCCCTGCAAATCGTACAAATGGCGCTGGGCATCGGCCCTGGCGACGAAGTCATCACACCGGGCTTTAACTACATCGCGACCGCCGAGACCGTCGCGCTGCTGGGTGCCAAGCCGGTCTACGTAGACGTCGACCCGCGCACGTGCAACCTCGACCCCACGAAGCTCGAAGCGGCGATCACCCCCAAGACCAAAGCCATCATTCCGGTTTCGCTCTATGGGCAATGCGCCGATCTCGACGCGATCAACGCCATCGCTGAGCGCCATGGCATCCCCGTGATCGAGGATGCCGCCCAGAGCTATGGCGCGACCTACAAAGGCCGCAAGTCCTGCAATCTGAGCGCGATTTCGTGCACCAGCTTTTTCCCGAGCAAGCCTTTGGGCTGTTACGGCGACGGCGGCGCAATCTTCACCAATGACCCCGAGTTGGCCCGTGTTATCCGCCAGATCGCCCGTCATGGCCAGGACCGCCGCTATCACCATGTCCGCATCGGTGTGAACAGCCGACTCGACACTCTGCAGGCAGCCGTCCTACTTCCGAAGCTGGAAATCCTCGACGAAGAACTGGCCCTGCGCGATCAGGCCGCAGCCCGCTACACCGCCGCGTTCCACGCCGCGGGCATCACCGATACGCCTTTCGTGGCCGATGGCAACGTTTCCGCATGGGCGCAGTACACAATCCTGGTGCCGAACCGCGCCGCACTACAAGAGCACCTGAAAGCCCAGGGCATCCCGACGGCAGTGCACTATCCGATTCCGCTGAACAAGCAGCCTGCCGTGCGTGACGACTCGGCCAATCTGCCGATCGGCGATCATCTTGCCGAACAGGTCATGAGCTTGCCCATGCACCCGTACCTGGAGCCGGATGTCCAGCAACAAATCGTTCGGGCAGTCGCCCAAGGCATCGAACGTAGCGTCCACCGCTGA
- a CDS encoding lipopolysaccharide biosynthesis protein, with product MSSRFRYKNIKSFFQNHGLLRSILILVSGAGLAHLITAIALPFLTRLYTPNEFSTLAAFSAVLSTISVAACLRFDIAIPLASRDEEARHLLGFALAATSVMAFVAAVVVFWKGDALAALFGRGLSTAHLWLMPLGIICAGAYAAFQNWFIREKKFWSIAKSRIAQSIASVGTQVTLGILGAGAVGLLTGYIFNTGIGFLILCGIWWYSRGSRPTLHAELPPSPKATWKKYDQFPKFSVVEALANSASTQIPLMIIAASLTGPEAGYLLLGISIIQAPMAVLGSSISQVFISQAPEQYRQGKLNQFVSSMLKNLLKTGGPPLLVLGAVSPFCFGIIFGAGWERAGTLVAWMTPWFILQFVVAPVSSSLHIIGALRLALFVQVLGFLLRTGAVYLCTRFASDWVSEVYALTGALFYLFYLAVTMMAIKKHR from the coding sequence ATGTCCAGTAGATTTCGCTATAAGAACATAAAGAGTTTTTTTCAAAACCACGGATTGTTGCGTTCAATATTGATCTTGGTAAGTGGCGCCGGGCTTGCTCACCTTATCACTGCGATCGCTCTGCCATTTCTTACCCGGCTGTATACGCCAAATGAGTTCAGCACTTTGGCAGCATTTTCCGCCGTGCTGTCCACTATTTCTGTAGCCGCATGCTTACGATTTGATATCGCAATTCCATTGGCTAGTCGCGATGAAGAAGCCCGCCATCTACTTGGATTTGCGTTAGCCGCTACATCTGTTATGGCTTTCGTCGCCGCGGTCGTGGTCTTTTGGAAAGGAGATGCGCTCGCTGCACTTTTTGGCAGAGGTCTGTCAACTGCCCATCTTTGGCTTATGCCATTGGGCATTATATGCGCAGGAGCTTATGCTGCATTTCAAAATTGGTTCATCCGAGAAAAGAAATTTTGGTCGATAGCAAAAAGCAGAATTGCCCAGTCAATAGCAAGCGTTGGAACACAAGTAACACTCGGAATTTTAGGGGCGGGTGCGGTAGGCCTGCTAACGGGATATATATTTAATACTGGCATTGGCTTTTTAATTCTTTGTGGAATTTGGTGGTACTCGAGAGGATCGCGACCAACCCTTCACGCGGAACTGCCACCTAGTCCAAAAGCAACATGGAAAAAATATGACCAATTTCCAAAATTCTCAGTTGTAGAGGCTTTAGCCAATAGTGCCTCCACTCAAATACCATTGATGATAATAGCCGCCTCCCTTACTGGACCGGAGGCAGGCTATCTATTATTGGGGATAAGTATAATACAGGCTCCCATGGCGGTACTGGGATCATCCATTTCTCAAGTATTTATCTCCCAAGCCCCAGAACAATATCGGCAAGGAAAGCTCAATCAGTTTGTTTCCTCCATGCTGAAAAACTTGCTAAAAACAGGCGGCCCTCCGCTATTGGTTTTAGGTGCCGTTTCTCCGTTTTGCTTTGGCATAATATTTGGAGCAGGATGGGAACGCGCAGGGACTCTAGTAGCATGGATGACTCCATGGTTTATCCTGCAGTTTGTCGTTGCCCCCGTATCTTCGAGCTTGCATATTATTGGCGCACTCAGGCTCGCACTATTCGTGCAAGTGCTGGGATTCTTGTTAAGAACGGGCGCAGTTTATCTCTGCACGCGCTTTGCTTCGGATTGGGTTTCTGAGGTCTATGCGCTGACCGGTGCGTTGTTTTATTTATTTTATTTGGCAGTGACAATGATGGCAATCAAGAAACATCGTTAG
- a CDS encoding glycosyltransferase family 4 protein: MSIRKRVLYIDGAGPFGGASRSLFELVRRMKDTGFISPYFLTTRGSSNEYYQKVAEDMVATVGLTRFDNTEYSHYRGLRWLVLLRELWHLPFMLSALFQAKRRWKKFDLIHVNEITELIPGLLAKYLFGCPLVVHVRSVQSRKDNLRTKWITRLLKKVDGIVCIDETVSRSVDARNKIVIHNSFTIDSDKLDQDFESRISAYKNFFRVGFVGNFQENKGIADLVEAAVYLKDQGNIKFLIVGDETEKKKLFRRLVERVLGLSQDAKSRIISRVKEASVEDNVIFFGKTWDISSAYKNFDVLCFPCHANAPGRPIFEAAFFKVSSIACIENPTADTLIPDVTGVTVPEKEPRALADSILSLSKNISKVEEMGAAAFMLAQQNFDPKRNSERMKIFYNSIFDKEV, from the coding sequence ATGAGCATCCGCAAAAGAGTCCTCTATATCGATGGCGCCGGCCCTTTTGGCGGAGCAAGCAGAAGCCTTTTTGAATTGGTAAGACGCATGAAAGATACGGGCTTTATTTCTCCGTATTTTTTGACGACCAGAGGATCTTCCAACGAGTACTACCAGAAAGTGGCGGAGGATATGGTTGCCACTGTGGGCTTAACTCGATTCGACAATACCGAGTATAGCCACTATAGAGGGCTCCGATGGTTAGTGCTATTGCGTGAACTTTGGCATTTGCCGTTCATGTTGTCCGCTCTATTTCAAGCCAAGCGGCGATGGAAAAAATTTGATCTCATTCATGTTAATGAGATCACGGAGCTTATTCCCGGCCTGCTGGCCAAGTATTTGTTCGGATGCCCTTTGGTGGTGCATGTAAGATCGGTTCAGTCAAGAAAAGACAATCTGAGAACCAAATGGATAACCAGATTGTTGAAGAAGGTTGATGGAATTGTCTGTATTGACGAAACGGTCTCAAGAAGTGTTGATGCGCGTAATAAGATTGTAATTCACAATTCTTTTACTATTGACTCGGACAAATTAGACCAGGACTTTGAAAGCAGGATCTCCGCATACAAGAATTTCTTCCGCGTGGGCTTTGTTGGCAATTTTCAGGAGAACAAGGGAATTGCCGACCTGGTTGAGGCAGCCGTTTATTTGAAAGATCAGGGAAACATAAAATTTCTGATCGTGGGCGATGAAACGGAAAAGAAGAAGCTTTTTAGAAGACTGGTTGAACGTGTGCTTGGGTTAAGTCAAGATGCGAAATCACGAATTATTTCCCGGGTGAAAGAGGCAAGTGTCGAAGATAATGTAATTTTTTTCGGAAAGACTTGGGACATTTCGTCGGCGTACAAGAACTTCGATGTCTTGTGTTTTCCATGCCATGCGAATGCCCCTGGACGTCCTATTTTCGAAGCAGCCTTTTTCAAGGTTTCATCAATTGCTTGCATAGAAAACCCCACTGCAGACACTTTGATTCCTGACGTAACCGGCGTGACAGTGCCAGAGAAGGAGCCGAGGGCCCTGGCGGACTCGATTCTTTCTTTATCGAAAAACATATCCAAAGTGGAAGAAATGGGTGCAGCCGCCTTTATGCTGGCTCAACAAAATTTCGATCCAAAAAGAAACTCGGAAAGAATGAAAATTTTCTATAATTCCATTTTTGACAAAGAAGTTTAG
- a CDS encoding N-acetyl sugar amidotransferase: protein MDTSDPNITFDERGESDYCANFDTQIKPNWHTDARGEAELMRTAERIKAAGKGKDFDCIIGLSGGLDSSYTAYIAKEKMGLRPLLFHVDAGWNTDQAVGNVEKLVDGLGLELYTEVINWEEMKDLQVAFLKAQIPDQDLPQDVAFFSGLYKFANKHKLKYVLTGGNYSTECCREPEEWGGYPGIDKRLILDIHKKFGKRPLKTFPIVDILTYKLYYRYVLGMQVFKPLNLVPYIKADAERELESRFGWKKFQHKHHESRFTRFYEDYWMPRKFGYEKRRAHFSSLILTGQMTRDEALDRISRPELDEHFSRQEFRYVAHKLDLTEDELQAIFDGPNQTFRDYANKKALIGLGATVMQKIGLEKRLFR from the coding sequence ATGGACACCAGCGATCCGAACATTACGTTCGACGAGCGCGGCGAGTCCGATTACTGCGCGAATTTTGACACGCAGATCAAACCCAATTGGCATACGGATGCGCGCGGCGAAGCCGAACTCATGCGGACGGCCGAGAGGATCAAGGCCGCAGGCAAAGGCAAGGACTTCGACTGCATCATCGGCTTGAGCGGAGGTTTGGACAGCTCGTACACGGCTTACATCGCCAAGGAAAAAATGGGCTTGCGCCCGTTGCTGTTCCACGTCGACGCCGGTTGGAATACCGACCAGGCCGTCGGCAACGTGGAAAAGCTGGTCGATGGCCTGGGCCTGGAGCTGTATACGGAGGTCATCAACTGGGAAGAAATGAAGGACCTGCAGGTCGCCTTCCTGAAAGCGCAGATACCGGACCAGGACCTGCCCCAGGACGTTGCTTTTTTCTCGGGGCTATATAAGTTCGCCAACAAGCACAAGCTCAAGTATGTGCTGACGGGCGGCAACTATTCGACCGAATGCTGTCGCGAACCGGAAGAATGGGGCGGCTACCCGGGTATCGACAAGCGCCTCATCCTGGATATCCACAAGAAATTCGGCAAGCGTCCGCTCAAGACTTTTCCAATCGTCGACATTCTGACGTACAAGCTGTACTACCGCTACGTGCTGGGCATGCAGGTCTTCAAGCCATTGAACCTGGTGCCGTACATCAAGGCCGACGCCGAGCGGGAACTGGAGTCGCGCTTCGGCTGGAAGAAATTTCAGCACAAGCATCACGAATCGCGCTTCACCCGCTTCTACGAAGACTACTGGATGCCCCGCAAGTTCGGCTACGAAAAGCGCCGCGCCCACTTCTCCAGCCTGATCCTGACCGGCCAGATGACGCGTGACGAGGCCCTGGACCGCATTTCGCGTCCCGAACTCGATGAGCACTTTTCGCGCCAGGAATTCCGCTACGTCGCGCACAAGCTGGACCTGACCGAAGACGAACTGCAGGCGATATTCGACGGCCCGAACCAGACCTTCCGCGATTACGCCAACAAGAAGGCGCTGATCGGACTGGGCGCGACCGTCATGCAGAAGATCGGCCTGGAAAAGAGGCTTTTCCGATGA
- the hisH gene encoding imidazole glycerol phosphate synthase subunit HisH: MIAIIDYGLGNVLAFANMYRRMAVPVSIARTAEDLAGATKLILPGVGAFDYAMDSFRRSGMYDAAVERVTRDEVPVLGICVGMQMLAGGSEEGSEPGLNWVPGMVRKLDTTHFTQRTQLPHMGWNDVYPRQASPLFAGLETDARFYFLHSYYFDCQNQDDTLASAEYGTKFACAVNHKNVYGVQFHPEKSHEFGARLLKNFADI; encoded by the coding sequence ATGATCGCCATTATTGACTACGGCCTGGGCAACGTCCTGGCATTCGCGAATATGTACCGCCGCATGGCGGTACCTGTGTCCATTGCCCGCACCGCCGAAGACCTGGCTGGCGCAACCAAGCTGATCCTGCCCGGCGTGGGCGCATTCGACTACGCCATGGATTCGTTCCGCCGTTCAGGCATGTATGACGCCGCTGTCGAGCGCGTCACCAGGGACGAGGTCCCGGTCCTGGGCATCTGCGTCGGCATGCAGATGCTGGCGGGCGGCAGCGAGGAAGGCTCCGAGCCCGGCCTGAACTGGGTGCCCGGCATGGTCCGCAAGCTGGACACCACCCATTTCACGCAGCGCACCCAATTGCCGCATATGGGCTGGAACGACGTTTATCCCCGTCAGGCCTCACCGCTGTTCGCCGGCCTGGAAACGGATGCGCGCTTCTACTTTCTCCATTCGTACTATTTCGACTGTCAGAACCAGGACGACACGCTGGCGAGCGCCGAATACGGCACCAAGTTCGCATGCGCGGTCAATCATAAGAACGTCTATGGCGTGCAATTCCACCCAGAGAAAAGCCACGAATTCGGTGCGCGGCTTCTGAAGAACTTCGCGGATATCTAA
- a CDS encoding AglZ/HisF2 family acetamidino modification protein, whose protein sequence is MKFSSDKYVGDPINAVRIFNEKEVDELIVVDIDATTKGHGPDLQMIERLAAECRMPFCYGGGVKTVEQAQAIISLGVEKVALSSALVEDPSLASRIADKLGRQSVVAVLDVKKKRFSSRYEVWTHNASKNTHLNPVELAPLLQQHGVGEIVVNSIDHDGVMKGYDLGIIEQIRNVTTVPMSVLGGAGSVADLGELIKKFGIIGAGAGSLFVFKGAYKAVLINYPTLADREALVRAAHLHSA, encoded by the coding sequence GTGAAGTTCTCGTCCGACAAGTACGTCGGCGACCCGATCAATGCCGTCCGCATCTTTAACGAAAAGGAAGTGGACGAGTTGATTGTCGTCGACATCGACGCCACTACCAAGGGCCACGGCCCCGATCTGCAAATGATCGAACGCCTGGCCGCTGAATGCCGCATGCCATTCTGCTACGGCGGCGGCGTCAAGACGGTCGAACAGGCGCAAGCCATCATCAGCCTTGGCGTGGAGAAGGTCGCCCTCAGCTCTGCGTTGGTCGAAGACCCCTCGCTCGCAAGCCGGATCGCCGACAAGCTCGGCCGCCAAAGCGTGGTCGCAGTCCTGGATGTCAAGAAGAAGCGCTTCAGCTCGCGTTACGAGGTCTGGACGCACAATGCCAGCAAGAACACACACCTGAACCCGGTTGAGCTTGCCCCCCTGCTACAGCAGCATGGCGTGGGCGAGATTGTCGTCAACTCCATCGACCATGACGGCGTCATGAAGGGTTATGACCTCGGCATCATCGAGCAGATCCGCAATGTGACGACCGTGCCGATGTCGGTGCTTGGCGGTGCGGGCTCCGTCGCTGACCTCGGCGAACTCATCAAGAAATTCGGGATCATCGGCGCCGGCGCCGGTAGCCTGTTCGTGTTCAAGGGCGCCTACAAGGCCGTGCTGATCAACTACCCCACCTTGGCTGATCGCGAAGCGCTGGTACGCGCGGCGCATCTGCACAGTGCCTGA
- a CDS encoding polysaccharide biosynthesis protein: MLKPNAKLLITGGTGSFGNAVLKRFLQTDIGEIRIFSRDEKKQDDMRKRYSHPKLKFYLGDVRNSQSLLNATRGVDYIFHAAALKQVPSCEFHPMEAVYTNILGTENVLEAAIRNKVSKVVCLSTDKAVYPINAMGISKAMMEKVMVAKSRDLDATETVICGTRYGNVMASRGSVIPLFIEQMRAGIPLSITDPDMTRFMMTLSDAVDLVLYAFEHGNNGDLFVQKAPAATVQTLATTLARMVGTPEHPINVIGTRHGEKLYEVLLSREEMACAEDMGDYYRIPPDLRDLNYAKFVEQGEEKISRSEDYNSHNTQRLDTHGMEQLLLKLEFMQAIQRGEQVTPEE, from the coding sequence ATGTTGAAACCTAACGCCAAACTGCTCATCACCGGCGGCACGGGATCCTTTGGCAATGCCGTCCTCAAGCGCTTCCTCCAGACGGATATCGGTGAAATCCGGATATTCAGCCGCGACGAGAAGAAGCAAGATGACATGCGCAAGCGCTACTCGCATCCGAAGCTGAAGTTCTACCTCGGCGACGTCCGGAATAGCCAGAGCCTGCTGAACGCGACGCGCGGCGTGGACTACATCTTCCACGCTGCCGCGCTCAAGCAGGTGCCTTCCTGCGAATTCCACCCGATGGAGGCGGTCTACACCAACATCCTGGGAACTGAAAACGTCCTGGAAGCCGCCATCCGCAACAAGGTGAGCAAGGTGGTCTGCCTGAGCACGGACAAGGCGGTCTATCCCATCAATGCGATGGGTATTTCCAAAGCCATGATGGAGAAGGTCATGGTCGCGAAATCGCGCGACCTGGATGCGACCGAGACCGTGATCTGCGGCACGCGTTATGGCAACGTGATGGCTTCGCGCGGCTCCGTGATTCCGCTGTTCATCGAACAGATGCGCGCCGGCATTCCGCTGTCCATCACCGACCCCGACATGACCCGCTTCATGATGACGCTGTCGGACGCGGTGGACTTGGTGCTGTACGCGTTCGAACACGGCAACAACGGTGATCTGTTCGTGCAGAAGGCACCCGCGGCTACCGTCCAGACACTGGCCACGACCCTGGCCCGCATGGTCGGCACACCCGAGCACCCGATCAACGTGATCGGCACGCGGCACGGCGAGAAGCTGTACGAAGTCTTGCTGAGCCGTGAGGAAATGGCGTGCGCCGAGGACATGGGCGATTACTATCGCATCCCGCCCGACCTGCGCGACCTGAATTACGCAAAGTTCGTCGAACAAGGCGAAGAGAAGATTTCGCGCAGCGAAGACTACAACTCGCACAATACCCAGCGCCTGGACACCCACGGCATGGAGCAATTGCTGCTGAAGCTGGAATTCATGCAAGCCATTCAGCGCGGCGAGCAAGTGACGCCGGAGGAATAA
- the wbjC gene encoding UDP-2-acetamido-2,6-beta-L-arabino-hexul-4-ose reductase: MKVLITGSNGFVAQNLIATLQERKDIEMLRFTREDDVSRLEELVGQADFVFHLAGVNRPKDPADFQSGNAGLTQQLCASIARSGRRTPVIYSSSTQASQDNPYGLSKREAEDALSQLADQHGSPVHLFRLPNVFGKWARPNYNSAVATFCHNVNRGLPIQINDPAAAITLVYVDDVVARFIELMDGAVTDDRFCTVAPQYRITVGDLAAQLETFRDSRNTLITAPVGTGLVRALYATYVSYLPPERFSYEVPKYGDPRGVFVEMLKTRDSGQFSYFTAHPGVTRGGHYHHSKTEKFLVIKGRARFRFRHILTGEFHEQDTDGERPEIVETVPGWTHDITNIGDDEMVVMLWANEIFDRARPDTYARPL, from the coding sequence ATGAAGGTTCTCATCACCGGCAGCAACGGGTTCGTTGCGCAGAATCTCATCGCCACGCTGCAGGAGCGCAAGGACATCGAGATGTTGCGCTTCACGCGCGAAGACGACGTCTCCCGTCTGGAGGAACTGGTAGGCCAGGCCGATTTCGTCTTTCACTTGGCCGGCGTGAACCGGCCCAAAGATCCCGCCGATTTCCAAAGCGGCAACGCTGGATTGACGCAACAGCTCTGCGCCAGCATCGCCCGCAGCGGCCGGCGCACGCCCGTGATCTACTCCTCGTCGACCCAGGCAAGCCAGGACAATCCTTATGGCCTGAGCAAACGAGAGGCCGAGGATGCGCTGTCGCAGCTGGCAGATCAGCATGGCTCGCCCGTCCACCTATTCCGCCTGCCCAACGTATTCGGCAAATGGGCGCGCCCGAACTACAACTCCGCAGTAGCGACGTTCTGCCACAACGTCAATCGTGGCCTGCCCATCCAGATCAATGATCCGGCTGCGGCAATCACGCTGGTGTACGTGGATGACGTCGTCGCCCGCTTCATCGAGCTGATGGACGGCGCCGTCACCGACGACCGGTTCTGCACCGTCGCGCCCCAGTACCGGATCACGGTCGGCGACCTCGCCGCGCAGCTGGAGACGTTCCGCGACAGCCGCAACACGCTGATCACGGCGCCCGTCGGCACCGGCCTGGTTCGCGCACTGTATGCCACCTACGTCAGCTACCTTCCGCCCGAGCGCTTTTCCTATGAAGTGCCTAAGTACGGCGATCCGCGCGGCGTGTTCGTCGAAATGCTCAAGACGCGGGACAGCGGCCAGTTCTCCTACTTCACCGCCCACCCCGGCGTGACGCGCGGCGGCCACTACCATCACTCCAAAACCGAGAAATTCCTGGTCATCAAGGGACGCGCGCGCTTTCGCTTCCGCCACATTCTGACCGGTGAATTCCACGAGCAGGACACGGATGGCGAAAGGCCGGAAATCGTGGAAACGGTGCCCGGCTGGACGCACGACATCACGAATATCGGCGACGACGAAATGGTCGTCATGCTGTGGGCCAACGAGATCTTCGACCGCGCCCGTCCCGACACTTATGCCCGCCCTCTCTGA